The Pristis pectinata isolate sPriPec2 chromosome 9, sPriPec2.1.pri, whole genome shotgun sequence genomic interval catgtttatacaattagtgcaacacactgaattctggattttcttcgtccaactcggttttgcactaaatttgtattctgtatataccattttttgcactatttgtacttgcacaatttttttgtgtctgcatttattgtatgtcctctgttttatgtatgtcctctgttgtgtgagtctgggggaaacgacatttcgttcctccatgtgtttttatagcatatggatgaatgacaataaagtaacttgaacttgaacttgaacttgaaagggGAAGTTGGAGCAACAAGTactctgctggatgaactcagggtttcgatccaaagcattgataattcctttcctttcacagatgctgctcgacccgctgagttcctccagcagattgtgtgttgcgccaggttccagcatctgcagtctctggtgtctccgctTAGATAGAGGAAATTAATGTTTGGGATTTATGCCAGTCAGCAGAAGTGGGAAGGTAAAAGCATCTTACTGAGACAAATCCACCACGGAGATCTGCACAGACGTGCCCATAACTGGACAGTTCCTGAGAAATGGCCGAGGGTAGTCCTCCCATCCAGTGCTGGTCACAGGTCCCTGCACTGTGCTGGTGGACTCCTACAGAGCTGTGTGAACCTCTGAAAATTTCCCAGTtctcaggctgggaaatctgTCCAATGAACCTGTGTCGTTAGCCTGACATTGGTACAGTGGGTGCTTTGAAACCAGCTGCTCAGAAAGGggttttatttgatttaaataatttaatatttgtgTTTATTTGCATATGTGCATGTTTAGTTTTTTAACctgtttttaaaatcatttcaatTTTTCTAACATTATATTTACtcgtagagtcaaagagtcatacagcacggaaacaggccctttgtcccaactggtccatgctaaccaagttccCTTCTaccctagtcccatttgcccacatttggtccatatccctctaaacctttcctatccacgtacctgtccaagtaccttttaaatgttgttattgtatctgcctcaaccacttcctctggcagctcattccatatacggaccaccctgtatgtgaaaaaattgtccctcaggttcttattaaatctttcctccctcaccttaaacctatgtcctctagttcttgactccccaaccctgggaaaaagactgtgcatattcaccctatctataccactcatgattttatacacctctataagatcacccctcattctcctacactccaatgaatcaagtcccaacctgctcaacatctctctataactcagtccctggagtcccagaaacatcctcgtaaatctcctctgcactctccagctTAATTGTTGTTAACAATAATTATTCTTTTAACATTTCCAGGGCCCCATAGCTGTCAGCCCAGTTCTATCAGGCAGCCCACCCCTTGCACTGGAACTACCCTGGACCACACTGACAAGATGGTAGCCAGTCTTCCTGGAGGATAATGTGCCAGGACCACATGGGAATAGAAGGGCTTAGGGAGCAAGGAGATAGTGATCTCAGGGGCAGTCAAATAAAATGAAGGGAAGTAACGAGGCAAAATAAGAAAGACTCAACTCATATCTCAAGAGCAACAGTGGAATAAAAGAACTAATGTCAGTGAGAAAAGCTTTAAGCAGAATTTTTACCGTGTTCTCTGACTAGTTGTTCACTGAGACGAGGGTCACACATTTTAAGAGCCTGGAGAAAGATGCCACAGGCTTTCTGCCCCTTCCGGATGACAGCAGAAAGTAGCTCGGATGCCTTGCAGAGCATTTCAGTCTTAGAAATAACGACATTAAGTTCGTATTGGTTGAGAATCCGGGCGCTGTACAGGGAGTACGCAATCTGTTCCACCACTGCAGGGGACATTGACATACTGATCATGTAGTAATGTTTGCGCAGATCTATTAATCACAAACACATGTAGTTTATTAGCTTAAAATAATAATTACACGGGAAAACCAAATGTTAATTAAAGCAGCAACATCTTCTTGCCTTAACAAAGCACCTTTTATATAAAATGTCACAAAACACATCACAGGAAAtactaaacaaaatttgacactgaaccaaATAATGAGATATTACGGCAATTGATCAAAGCAGTGTTAGAGGAATTAAGAGGACGGGTCAAGGGGAATTTTAAGGCATGAATCTCAGATCTCAGAACCTCGGCAGCTgaagggagcaacacacaaaatgctgaaggaactcagtgggtctggtagcctctgtggagggaatcggacagtcgatgtttcgggttgagacctgaAGGGATGTCTGTCTTTGGTGGAGCAATAGAAATTGGGGATGACTAGAAAACCACAATGAAAGGAATCACAGAGTTaaatggaggccatttggtccacctcTTCCATGACAGCCAAAACTGGACTTTAACTTATCCTCAAGCTGACCACTATTTGTAATTTTAGGGGCTTTTTCTTTCAACCAAATTCCATTCCTAATTTCTTTAATTAATCAGTACTCCGAGATTACTTTGTGAAATTGTAAGCAACTTCACCCATGCATCGATGCAGAAATTGGGAACGTACAGTTGGAGTTAACCTTCACTGCTGAAAACTTTGCTGATTCAGTGATTTGACAGAAAACCATTCTTACGCACTATACAAACCACTTAAAATTAAACCCACATAAAAGGGGTTAAGTGAAATTTTGGCAATCTGTTAGGATATAATTATTGACGAACCATCTTCTGATCCTGAAAGTACTTTGTATGTACATGTGTTGCTCCCTCAGATGAATGTGGAAATTCCTTTGTTTAGAAAAAACCTTTCTTTTACAGTTTAATTTTCTGCACTAACTTAATCCCATGTGTATGTCCCAATAAGAGTCATGGTCATGCAGCACGGAAggtccattgtgtccatgccaaccttcgtTTACCcatctatcctaatcccatttaccagcacttgtcctATAGTCTCTGCCTTCGCAATTCAAGTTCTTATCAATATTCCTCTGAAACATTGAGAGGatccttgcctccaccacccaccacccaattGTTCGAtcattacagcacaaaaggaacTATTCAGCCAGGGAGTCTGTGCCAGCACCAAATAGAATAGTTCCACAGGTCCCTTCaccactgactgcaaaatccaggtcAGTGTTTTAATGAACATTTCTTAAGCAGTTCATCTTCTGTTCAGCTTTCTGTTGACATATTCTACACTtcacaaagtcatagagttagagtcatgagcatggaaacaggccctttggcccaactcgttcatgccgaccaaaatatctatcccatttgcctgcgtttggcccatatccctctgaacctcttctatccatgtacctgtcttttaaacattgtaactgtacccacttctactacttcctctggcagctcattccacataactatcaccctctgtgtgaagaagcttcccctcagttcccttttaaatcttacccctcttaccttaactcgatgccctttagttttagacccccctacactgggaaaaagattgtcaccagccaccctatccatgcctctcatggttttaaaTACCCCCATGaagtcacccctctgcctcctatgctccaggaaagATTTTCTTTCAGCAAGACCCCACATTACTTTTCATAAATTATCTTTTCGTCAGCTGGTCTGACAGCATTAATATGTGTAAACACTTTAGGCCAGAAGCAAGGACATCAAAATAACTGTCAGATCCCTTTCTCCCCAGCTGGCAAGTAACATACAGAATGAGAATTCTTACCAGACTGTATTGTCCTGCCTGATACCACTTCATTGCTGGACAGCTGGGGCTTTAGATGTCCAACATTGCAAGCCCTTGATCTACCACTCAGGCTCATTTTACTGAGGTTCTGTTATTGAGCAAACTTTCTGTTGCTTCCTTCTTTAAATCCCAGGCAGTGTGGAAGGTTCAGCCCCTGTCCAGCACACTTTGCTGCTTCTTCCTCCTATATTATGTCACGGGGGAATCTCCAACTTCTGCAGTGCACTAAAACAGCACCGTATGCAAAGGAAGAGGAATTTCCTTCTTCTCTGCTCAGCCTTGGCTAGTTGCTTTGGTACACGTCAGTAAAAGATTTCATTTTTAAGAGCTGTCAGTCTCATTCACTTGGAGTGATGTTCATTTGGCTTTGTCTTAAAAGAAACATGActtacatttggtattggtattggtattgatttattattgtcacttgtaccgaggtacagtgaaaaacttgtcttgcataccaatcatacaggtcaattcattatacagtgcagttacattgagttagtacagagtgcattgaggtagtacaggtaaaaacaataacagtacagagtaaagtgtcacagctacagaaaaagtgcagtgcaataaggtcacaacaaggtagatcatgagatctgagtccatctcattgtataagggaaccgttcaatagtcttaccacagtgagatagaagctgtccttaagcctggtggtatgtgccctcaggctcctgtatcttctacctgacggaagaggagagaagagagaatgacctgggtgggtggggcctttgattatgctggctgcttcaccaaggcagcaagacgtaaagacagagtccaaggaggggagactggtttctgtgacacgctgggctgtgtccacaactttctgcagtttcttgcgatcctgggcagagcagttgccgtaccaagccttgatgcatccagataggatgctttctatggtgcatcgataaaagttggtgagtgtcaaaggggacataccaaatttctttagcctcctgaggaagtagaggcgctggtgagctttcttggccttggcatctacgtaatttgaccaggacaggctattggtgatgttcactcccaggaacttgaagcgctcaaccctctcgacctcagcaccattgatgtagacaggtgcatgtacaccacctccattcctgaagtcaacaaccagctcttttgttgacattgagggaaaggttgttgccatgacaccatctcactaagctctctatctccttcctgtaccctgaatCATCATCGTTTGAGATACGGTCTGCAATGTTTGTTTGCATTTGTTGCCCTGATAAAGCAATttggcagtgattttttttagcattttgatCTTAAATCTCACTCAGAAGATTTTAAGGAACAGTCAGAGTGAAATGCAAAGCCTTTTGGTGAGGAAGAACATACACTTACACTGCGGCATGAATTCCCAGCCCCGGAAAATTGCATTCAGTCCATCATTCCCAGGTGTTTATAcccatgaaattattttaaaggtGTTAGGGGTGCAGTGCCTGTACCACTGTAGCAAATATCAACAGGGCCCTTTCCTTGCAAAATGTATTTGGTAAGCTATCACAAGAGCAAAACTGGACATAAAAGGAGCTACAATACAATAGATAGAACATCGGCTTAAgtaacagaagacagagagtagtgatgAACTGTTGTTTTATCGAACTGGAGGGATATTTACAGTGAAGTTCCTGAGTGGTCACCACTAAGATCATTGTCTTTCTTAATAGAAGTTAAGGATTTGGACTTGCAACACTTCCAAGTTTACAGACAAGAAGAACTTGACGCCCTCGTGAATCGTAGTGAGGAAAGTAAAAGACTCCAA includes:
- the si:dkey-29h14.10 gene encoding uncharacterized protein si:dkey-29h14.10 isoform X3, producing MSLSGRSRACNVGHLKPQLSSNEVVSGRTIQSVVEQIAYSLYSARILNQYELNVVISKTEMLCKASELLSAVIRKGQKACGIFLQALKMCDPRLSEQLVREHVNSTSKIPTSSLMRPPSYTVPTPVVCKVCICNSSLNNCTFGSGNNVSIMTTTPLSNFKNFEEPATNIRNVIDTTSTSCTSSIFQQHRHKQHGNHPS
- the si:dkey-29h14.10 gene encoding uncharacterized protein si:dkey-29h14.10 isoform X4; the protein is MSLSGRSRACNVGHLKPQLSSNEVVSGRTIQSDLRKHYYMISMSMSPAVVEQIAYSLYSARILNQYELNVVISKTEMLCKASELLSAVIRKGQKACGIFLQALKMCDPRLSEQLVREHVNSTSKIPTSSLMRPPSYNVGKKNGAAGGNPQGERANSKQTAPELSIEPGSLEV
- the si:dkey-29h14.10 gene encoding caspase-1 isoform X5, encoding MSLSGRSRACNVGHLKPQLSSNEVVSGRTIQSDLRKHYYMISMSMSPAVVEQIAYSLYSARILNQYELNVVISKTEMLCKASELLSAVIRKGQKACGIFLQALKMCDPRLSEQLVREHVNSTSKIPTSSLMRPPSYR
- the si:dkey-29h14.10 gene encoding uncharacterized protein si:dkey-29h14.10 isoform X2 translates to MSLSGRSRACNVGHLKPQLSSNEVVSGRTIQSDLRKHYYMISMSMSPAVVEQIAYSLYSARILNQYELNVVISKTEMLCKASELLSAVIRKGQKACGIFLQALKMCDPRLSEQLVREHVNSTSKIPTSSLMRPPSYIPTPVVCKVCICNSSLNNCTFGSGNNVSIMTTTPLSNFKNFEEPATNIRNVIDTTSTSCTSSIFQQHRHKQHGNHPS
- the si:dkey-29h14.10 gene encoding uncharacterized protein si:dkey-29h14.10 isoform X1, encoding MSLSGRSRACNVGHLKPQLSSNEVVSGRTIQSDLRKHYYMISMSMSPAVVEQIAYSLYSARILNQYELNVVISKTEMLCKASELLSAVIRKGQKACGIFLQALKMCDPRLSEQLVREHVNSTSKIPTSSLMRPPSYTVPTPVVCKVCICNSSLNNCTFGSGNNVSIMTTTPLSNFKNFEEPATNIRNVIDTTSTSCTSSIFQQHRHKQHGNHPS